A region from the Longimicrobium sp. genome encodes:
- a CDS encoding acylphosphatase — MTDAGFRVRGRVQGVGFRWWARSQASRLGLVGTVRNADDGSVEVQARGSDAALAELERLLQEGPPHARVAAVDRIPASLSPAAAGFDIIR; from the coding sequence ATGACCGACGCCGGGTTCCGCGTGCGGGGGCGGGTGCAGGGGGTGGGATTCCGCTGGTGGGCCCGCTCCCAGGCCTCGCGCCTGGGGCTGGTGGGGACGGTGCGGAACGCGGACGACGGTTCGGTGGAGGTCCAGGCGCGGGGATCCGACGCCGCGCTCGCGGAGCTGGAGCGGCTCCTCCAGGAGGGGCCGCCCCACGCGCGGGTGGCGGCGGTCGACCGGATCCCCGCGTCGCTTTCCCCCGCGGCGGCCGGGTTCGACATCATCCGCTGA